In one window of Spirochaetaceae bacterium DNA:
- a CDS encoding HNH endonuclease signature motif containing protein, with protein CREAAAAPRHVSAEIAPGSEAALAPAAAFLDGVAEQVSIEHAEKLPATEATPDRDLAVALPGRDAGQAVIEQAGGIHVGKEAARRVACDAGLVELRHGADGEVLDVGRRTRTVPTALRRALQSRDRNQCQFPGCESRHCDAHHVMHWADGGETQLSNLVLACKFHHRAVHEEGFQVVADGAGGFLFLRPNGEPLPAVPPAPRWEGVGPPLAPTLERLAAAGISIGPHTATPEWYGESLNVAGALDVLWQPPVAAPRGGVP; from the coding sequence GCTGCCGCGAGGCCGCCGCGGCCCCGCGGCACGTTTCCGCGGAAATTGCGCCGGGCAGCGAGGCGGCCTTGGCACCGGCGGCAGCGTTCCTGGACGGGGTGGCGGAGCAAGTGTCCATCGAGCACGCGGAGAAACTACCGGCCACCGAGGCGACGCCCGACCGCGACCTGGCGGTTGCGCTGCCTGGCCGCGACGCCGGGCAGGCGGTGATCGAACAAGCAGGGGGCATCCACGTCGGCAAGGAGGCAGCGCGCCGCGTCGCCTGCGATGCCGGCCTCGTGGAGCTGCGCCACGGCGCCGACGGCGAGGTGCTCGACGTGGGCCGCAGGACCCGCACCGTCCCGACCGCGCTGCGCCGTGCCCTGCAGAGCAGGGATCGCAACCAGTGCCAGTTCCCCGGCTGCGAGTCCCGCCACTGCGACGCCCATCACGTCATGCACTGGGCCGACGGCGGGGAGACGCAGCTCTCCAACTTGGTTCTTGCGTGCAAATTCCACCACCGCGCGGTCCACGAGGAGGGGTTTCAGGTGGTCGCTGACGGCGCCGGGGGGTTCCTGTTCCTGCGCCCGAATGGCGAGCCGCTGCCGGCGGTGCCACCGGCGCCGCGCTGGGAGGGTGTCGGGCCGCCGCTGGCGCCGACCCTGGAGCGCCTGGCGGCGGCCGGTATCAGCATCGGTCCGCACACCGCTACTCCCGAGTGGTACGGCGAATCGTTGAACGTGGCGGGGGCGCTCGACGTGCTGTGGCAGCCGCCCGTGGCGGCGCCGCGCGGCGGCGTTCCCTGA